Within Calliopsis andreniformis isolate RMS-2024a chromosome 4, iyCalAndr_principal, whole genome shotgun sequence, the genomic segment GGCAGACACGGTCAATCGAAAAGTCGCTACTGAAACAGTGTTTTAGTCGTTAAGTACATGCAGCCGTCAATAACGTAGATAGTCGCGTTGTTTTTCGCTTAATCTTAGTACCCCATCCTTAACTGGCTATTCAATCAACTATAATTGTAACCCTAATTAATATTGCACGCGCCGGCACACGAGGGCTGCTAAACGGTTCGCTTAAGCCGCTAGATAGCGGCCCTCTTTTTTCCTCTAACATTTCTCCACGAAACAACTTAATTATGCGTATGCACGAGACTCGCCAACGATCCTCGGGCCACGAGCGATCCTCTTGCAGCCTCGACGGATCGTCCTCGCGGTTCTGTCCCGAAGAAACGGAAAGGAATGTAATAAATGTCTGCTCGTCGAGCCCTGACGACTCACCGAACGAAATCTGGTTTCTCCCCTGGCCCCTGAAACGGGACGATTCCCCTGATTCTCATCATCCAGTTTCCATTTTTCTCCATTTTCGAATTTACCGCCACTGTACGTGCGCGATGAGCCCTCTTTCGTTCGAATCGGCTCGTTCTCCAGTCAGAAACAAATTTCTTCTTTCTGTTCGGTGCTCCTCTTCCTTTTAATATCAGCTACGCTTAACAACTAAGCTCGTATTATTATCGTTAAGTCGGTGTACGTTTAAATCGATTATTTTACGTTTCCTGTACGTTATCGACTATCAATAAACGCGCTATGCGAACTGTCACCTCGTCGTCACGGGCTAGACAACGGCGTCGAGCTGTACTCTTCGGTGCTCAGTGTTACTGAAGGAGTTCAGCGCCGAGCCGAAAATCTTCCTCCGTTTAAGGGCACAACGGAGGGCTGCCCACGTTTTCATTTATGCTAAATAAACTCAAATCAGTCCTTGACCCCTTGCCTCGACTCACAAGCACTTCTCCCTCCTCTACAGGAAGCATCTTCCCAGGATCCCACAGTGAAGGTTCACTGTCGAGGTTCGCCCAGTAGACCCTCAGATGTTCCAGGTCGCCTTCGTTTCGTAGGCCAACGAAGCCAACCCAGGATGTCCCCATTCGAGGGAAGCTCGATGACAGCCTCCTGCAGTCCTCTCACCAATCACCCTTGAATCCGCAGCGTCCTCTGTCCCAGCGGCGTCGGCGCGGCTGACAAAGGCGAACAGCGGCGCAAAATAATTCACGGAATCCCCTCGCACCTGTCCAGCGCTCTACGTCGGTACAAAATATCTAAGCGAGCTAACTACGGCCGCCCCTATCCAGCAAGCTAATTAACAAAATGAACCTTCGCTCGATTTCGAGTACCGTCAATCACTCCCCTCATCTCCCCGCACTATACCGTCGTCACGTATTCCCGCAGCTCGGCCGTCTTGCCCGCTTGCAGATCTTCGTTTCGGAACCATGGATCGTCACATTTAGGCGCCTCCTCGCTGCGAGCCCTGTTCGGGCCGCGAGGTCGATCGCGGGACCGAGCGCGGGGCACTTCCTCGCTCAGCGACCTCTTCGTGATGCCCATGGGGACTGGGACCTCCAGCAGCGCCTTCGATCTCATCAGCTGCGGCCGCTGTCGACCCTTCGGCTCCTCGCTGGCCGCGCGAACGATCACGGTGGGAGGCACCAGCCTCTCCATCTCGCCCTGGTGACTGCTCTCCGACCTGGCCCTGAAGGGCTTTTTTTTTGACAGACCTCGTACTTTAGCGATGCTCTTCCTGTGCACTGGCGGCGCTGGCTGCGGCGAGCACTGCTGTTGAGATCTCTGTCGCTTCATTGGGGACGCTGGGACCTGAGGCGCCCAGATCGGGGTTGATAGGTCCACTGAAGAGTGCGCTGTCCTGGGTGGCGTCCTCTCGGGAGACTCGTCCTTCCAGCCGCCCTGGTAGATAGGGAACGCGGAGACCTGGTTGAGGATCCTCCAGCGGAACTCCTCGTCGTCGCTGCACGGCGCCGCCTCTGGTGGCGGGTGGTGCGTGGGAGTGACGTTGTGGAAAGGCGACCAGGACTTCGGTTCCTCGGGCTCCTGCACCGCGAAGCTGCCGCCATGGTCTGCTGTCGTTGGTGAGCCGTCGTACGGAGTCCACTTGATCTCGCTGATGTGCTTTGGCTCGCGTTTCTTGATCCCGATCGTTGGTAAGGGAGAAGCGTCCTCGTAGGGAGCCCACTTGGCGTCTGTGATGGTGATCTCTGGGGATATTAGTCGACGGACGATCCTGTTCTCTAGCCTGCTGATCTGTCGAGGATCTGGCTCTGGTGACATGATCCTTCGGATGCTGTACTTGGGTCGTTCCTTCAGGCTCTTGCTCTTGAATGCTTCTGTGGACTCCTGGCTCCGCCATTTGGGCTTCTTCTCCTCGGCGGGCAGAGAGAAATGTGTCTTCATCGCCCACTTCGAGCGAACCTTTTTCACTTCCTCGGGACTGGTCACCTTCTCTTTGACACTCCACTTCTTCGACATCTGACTGTCCACCCTCGCGTGAGATCGTTCCAGCTTGGGTCTGTCCCTGGGTCTCTCGGGCCTCAGCATCCTGGTATCCTCGCTGGCGTGTTTCTTTAGCTCAGGCTTCTCAGCTTTGATCGCAGGAGGCTCTTCAGGTCTCTCTACATTCAGCGACGCGGAGTAGTACAGTTTCCTCTCTGGAGCAGTTACAGTTGGCTCCTGGATCTTAGGCTTCTCCACTTCCTGCTCTTTTAGCTCCACAGGGGAGGCTGGTGGCAAGGTCTTGGGTTTAGGACAGGTGCACCTGGGTTTCGGGTTGGGCAGGACCTCAGGCACCTGAAGCCACCTGGCCTCCCTGGCCATCCTGGTGTCGTCGCTGCTGTGCTTCCTCAAGTCGTGCATCGGTAGCTCTAGGTAGTCTGGCTTCACCGACCACTTGTCCGTCTCCGCGCTGTGGTGCTTCCTCAGGTCACCCCGCTGGACCTCGTGGGACTTCTTCTCCTCGGGCGTGAGGCTGTGGCAGCTGCACTTGGTCTTCTTCGCCAGGTCCAGGTCGGTGTTGGACGTGTGCAGTTCCCAGCGGAACTCCGTGCCATCGCTGGCGCGCTTCTTGAGGTCCCAGATCGCGTCGTCTGGCGACAGGAAGCTGCCCCCTGTCCACCTGGTCTCGGTGCTCCGATACTTGCGCAGGTCACCGCGTTCCCTCTCGCTGGTGGAGGTCTCGGGCTGGTCGCAGCTGCAGGTCCTCAGCGTCGGCGTCCTCTGGGACTCTAGTGGCGCCGGCTCGATGGCGTCCAGGTCCTCGATTGTGTAGAAGATCTCCTCCCGACGCCTTTG encodes:
- the LOC143178518 gene encoding uncharacterized protein LOC143178518, whose product is MLRINSEPGFFTEIFTELKHRFILHILENVVLSSITFKNLKIRSISFPSKNLKRLTLNNRLADLVTEVACLVPASSGVSSSPESRYQPRRLDGAAHTCWCASTGTAATSRHSDDGRRDDEELPSQLDPTASTSTSTLPRQSHQHHHHHRPSRDEGEPSGRCPSCGQRRREEIFYTIEDLDAIEPAPLESQRTPTLRTCSCDQPETSTSERERGDLRKYRSTETRWTGGSFLSPDDAIWDLKKRASDGTEFRWELHTSNTDLDLAKKTKCSCHSLTPEEKKSHEVQRGDLRKHHSAETDKWSVKPDYLELPMHDLRKHSSDDTRMAREARWLQVPEVLPNPKPRCTCPKPKTLPPASPVELKEQEVEKPKIQEPTVTAPERKLYYSASLNVERPEEPPAIKAEKPELKKHASEDTRMLRPERPRDRPKLERSHARVDSQMSKKWSVKEKVTSPEEVKKVRSKWAMKTHFSLPAEEKKPKWRSQESTEAFKSKSLKERPKYSIRRIMSPEPDPRQISRLENRIVRRLISPEITITDAKWAPYEDASPLPTIGIKKREPKHISEIKWTPYDGSPTTADHGGSFAVQEPEEPKSWSPFHNVTPTHHPPPEAAPCSDDEEFRWRILNQVSAFPIYQGGWKDESPERTPPRTAHSSVDLSTPIWAPQVPASPMKRQRSQQQCSPQPAPPVHRKSIAKVRGLSKKKPFRARSESSHQGEMERLVPPTVIVRAASEEPKGRQRPQLMRSKALLEVPVPMGITKRSLSEEVPRARSRDRPRGPNRARSEEAPKCDDPWFRNEDLQAGKTAELREYVTTV